A genomic segment from Nocardiopsis sp. Huas11 encodes:
- a CDS encoding CoA transferase has translation MVSEPDVTTTRAWTAIGGSPDLTEKVSYRGAGQVLPAVLPVRELARATVGACSLAAAELLAARNGGPIPDVRVDEGAVATAFVSERHLLVDGRAPTPFAPLSGFWRTADGWVRTHANYPHHRARLLAALDIDAGGSRVGAVSAGEGAGAEDDRGAMLVGRLTERLARLNAREVQERVYAAGGLAVAVAPAPVGRSASGREPALPLAVTEVGELGGGPLPSAPLPAAGVRVLDLTRVIAGPIATRTLALLGADVLRVDSPGLPEDPDSHIDTGFGKRSTLVDLESDEGRRAFARLLDSADVVVTGYRPGALDRHGLAPEALAARRPGLVVAQLCAWGWSGPWSGRRGFDSLVQAARGIAAIEADPADPTGRPGALPAQALDHGTGYLMAAGALRALTDRQADGRGRLLRFSLAGTAAWLLRGVNGVPVGNDSYDAAERLAETPSPYGLLRYALPPVHYEGAPRTWAAPPTLWGTDTADWA, from the coding sequence ATGGTGAGCGAACCCGATGTGACGACGACGAGGGCGTGGACGGCGATCGGCGGGTCCCCGGACCTGACCGAGAAGGTCTCCTACCGTGGTGCGGGGCAGGTGCTCCCCGCCGTCCTCCCGGTGCGTGAGCTCGCCCGCGCGACGGTCGGGGCGTGCTCGCTCGCCGCGGCCGAGCTGCTGGCCGCGCGCAACGGGGGCCCGATCCCCGACGTGCGGGTGGACGAGGGCGCCGTGGCCACCGCGTTCGTCAGCGAACGCCACCTGCTCGTGGACGGCCGAGCACCGACCCCCTTCGCGCCCCTGTCCGGTTTCTGGCGGACCGCCGACGGCTGGGTGCGCACCCACGCGAACTACCCGCACCACCGCGCCCGTCTGCTGGCCGCGCTCGACATCGACGCCGGTGGCAGCCGCGTCGGTGCCGTGTCAGCGGGGGAGGGGGCCGGAGCGGAGGACGACCGCGGCGCGATGCTGGTCGGGCGCCTCACCGAACGCCTGGCGCGACTCAACGCGCGGGAGGTCCAGGAGCGGGTCTACGCGGCCGGCGGTCTGGCCGTGGCCGTGGCGCCCGCGCCCGTGGGCCGGTCCGCGTCGGGGCGGGAGCCCGCCCTGCCCCTGGCCGTGACCGAGGTCGGCGAGCTCGGGGGAGGACCACTGCCGTCGGCCCCGCTGCCCGCCGCCGGCGTACGTGTCCTGGACCTGACCCGGGTCATCGCCGGACCGATCGCCACCCGGACCCTGGCGCTGCTGGGCGCGGACGTGCTGCGGGTGGACTCGCCGGGCCTGCCGGAGGACCCCGACAGCCACATCGACACCGGGTTCGGCAAGCGCTCCACCCTGGTGGACCTGGAGTCCGACGAGGGGCGCCGTGCCTTCGCGCGGCTGCTCGACTCGGCCGACGTGGTCGTGACCGGCTACCGGCCCGGCGCCCTCGACCGGCACGGCCTGGCGCCCGAGGCGTTGGCCGCCCGCCGCCCCGGCCTGGTCGTCGCCCAGTTGTGCGCCTGGGGATGGTCGGGCCCCTGGTCCGGTCGCAGGGGGTTCGACAGCCTCGTCCAGGCGGCCCGCGGCATCGCGGCGATCGAGGCGGACCCGGCCGACCCCACGGGCCGTCCGGGCGCCCTGCCCGCCCAGGCCCTGGACCACGGCACCGGCTACCTCATGGCCGCGGGGGCCCTGCGGGCGCTCACCGACCGACAGGCCGACGGCCGCGGCCGCCTCCTGCGGTTCTCCCTGGCGGGCACCGCCGCGTGGCTGCTGCGCGGCGTCAACGGCGTACCCGTCGGGAACGACTCCTACGACGCCGCCGAGCGGCTGGCCGAGACCCCGTCCCCCTACGGGCTGTTGCGCTACGCGCTCCCGCCCGTCCACTACGAGGGGGCGCCCCGGACCTGGGCCGCTCCGCCCACCCTCTGGGGTACCGACACCGCCGACTGGGCGTAG
- a CDS encoding ABC transporter ATP-binding protein translates to MADTAIRVDGLEVTYPRADEPAVAGMSFDVGQGEIFGFLGPSGAGKSTTQNVLTRLLRRYRGDVRVLGRPLERWNADYFERVGVGFELPAGFGRLTVRENLAAFASLYRAPVRDLDALLASVDLADAAHRRLTELSKGMRMRLNLARALVNRPELLFLDEPTSGQDPVRAALLRDLIRSAADAGSTVFLTTHDMTTADLLCDRVAFVSQGRIAAVDTPRGFKLRHGRPGLVAEIRGQGRRELRVEELADDAALLALIREGAVETLHTREATLDDVFATVTRETL, encoded by the coding sequence GTGGCCGACACAGCGATCCGCGTCGACGGACTCGAAGTCACCTATCCGCGCGCCGACGAGCCCGCCGTCGCGGGCATGTCCTTCGACGTGGGGCAGGGGGAGATCTTCGGTTTCCTGGGCCCCAGCGGCGCGGGCAAGTCCACCACCCAGAACGTGCTCACCCGACTGCTGCGGCGCTACCGCGGCGACGTGCGTGTCCTGGGGCGCCCGCTGGAGCGGTGGAACGCGGACTACTTCGAGCGGGTCGGTGTGGGGTTCGAGCTCCCCGCCGGGTTCGGCAGGCTCACCGTTCGCGAGAACCTGGCGGCCTTCGCCTCGCTCTACCGCGCCCCGGTCCGGGACCTCGACGCCCTGCTGGCCTCCGTCGACCTCGCCGACGCCGCCCACCGGCGGCTCACCGAACTGTCCAAGGGCATGCGCATGCGCCTGAACCTGGCGCGCGCCCTGGTCAACCGGCCCGAACTGTTGTTCCTGGACGAACCCACCTCGGGACAGGACCCCGTGCGCGCGGCCCTGCTCCGCGACCTCATCAGGTCCGCCGCCGACGCGGGCAGCACCGTCTTCCTCACCACGCACGACATGACCACGGCCGACCTCCTGTGCGACCGGGTGGCCTTCGTCTCCCAGGGGCGCATCGCGGCGGTGGACACCCCGCGCGGCTTCAAACTGCGCCACGGCCGGCCGGGGCTCGTCGCCGAGATCCGCGGCCAGGGGCGGCGCGAGCTCCGGGTCGAGGAACTGGCCGACGACGCCGCGCTGCTCGCGCTCATCCGGGAGGGCGCCGTGGAGACACTGCACACCCGCGAGGCCACCCTGGACGACGTCTTCGCCACGGTGACGCGGGAGACGCTGTGA
- a CDS encoding DUF2268 domain-containing protein, giving the protein MTITVPDTLSAMRAILRAPAEDRPDLLGSMLEPSRPMYRYAPGEVDLVDLHLRSAGFPLDRDEERCLAALDTLVEADALGRMRRALDDGLAALSAAGPGLEVPDITVLFVLGDPGDVNFMGPSLGVTGFGGISGTIVITLWPFPENVARLEVTAGHELNHNVRYAPGGVVWDPATVMVGEHVVGEGLADAFARELYGDDLGHARIGVPHLHDDAVFAKVVSGLEVTGMENFPAWVLGDTIAEHLGAAPVGLPTGAGYAAGNRLVDAYLAQTGQSAAEAVHADSAKVIATALDRLGRPWSG; this is encoded by the coding sequence ATGACGATCACCGTTCCCGACACCCTGTCGGCCATGCGCGCCATCCTGCGGGCCCCGGCCGAGGACCGCCCCGACCTGCTGGGATCCATGCTGGAGCCCAGCCGGCCCATGTACCGCTACGCCCCCGGAGAGGTCGACCTGGTGGACCTGCACCTGCGGTCGGCCGGGTTCCCCCTCGACCGGGACGAGGAGCGGTGCCTGGCGGCGCTCGACACCCTGGTCGAAGCCGACGCCCTGGGCCGGATGCGGCGTGCCCTCGACGACGGCCTGGCCGCGCTCTCGGCGGCCGGACCGGGCCTGGAGGTCCCCGACATCACCGTGCTGTTCGTGCTCGGCGACCCGGGTGACGTGAACTTCATGGGTCCCTCCCTCGGCGTGACCGGGTTCGGCGGGATCTCGGGCACCATCGTGATCACCCTCTGGCCCTTCCCGGAGAACGTGGCGCGCCTGGAGGTCACCGCCGGGCACGAGCTGAACCACAACGTGCGCTACGCGCCGGGCGGGGTGGTGTGGGACCCGGCGACCGTGATGGTCGGCGAGCACGTGGTCGGCGAGGGCCTGGCCGACGCCTTCGCCCGTGAGCTGTACGGCGACGACCTCGGCCACGCCCGCATCGGGGTGCCCCACCTGCACGACGACGCGGTCTTCGCCAAGGTGGTCTCCGGACTCGAGGTGACCGGGATGGAGAACTTCCCGGCCTGGGTGCTCGGCGACACCATCGCCGAGCACCTCGGCGCCGCCCCGGTGGGCCTGCCGACGGGGGCCGGGTACGCCGCGGGCAACCGGCTGGTCGACGCCTACCTGGCGCAGACCGGGCAGAGCGCGGCCGAGGCCGTGCACGCCGACAGCGCGAAGGTCATCGCCACCGCACTGGACCGGCTGGGCCGCCCATGGAGTGGATGA
- a CDS encoding MerR family transcriptional regulator: MIHELAARAGVTSRTLRHYDRVGLVTPTRVGANGYRYYGPDAVARLQRVLLMRRLGMGLSAIAQVLSDEVDQEQGLMDHVAELEAERDRIDRRIRAVRHTLEALRSGAEPQMDVMLNGFNDHFEEDVVERWGEDAFRAGNDWWHGKSLAEQRAWKKDQDALVAAWIDTHRSGVGPASERAQAMAARHVEWLSGIPGTPTAEGDRERSIAMVRGLGDLYVDDPAFRPTYDGLEGAVFVRDALHEYARTIM, from the coding sequence ATGATCCACGAGCTGGCGGCCAGGGCCGGCGTCACGAGCCGCACCCTGCGCCACTACGACCGCGTCGGGCTCGTGACCCCCACCAGGGTGGGCGCCAACGGGTACCGCTACTACGGTCCCGACGCGGTCGCCCGGTTGCAGCGCGTCCTGCTGATGCGCCGCCTGGGGATGGGCCTGTCGGCGATCGCGCAGGTCCTGTCCGATGAGGTGGACCAGGAGCAGGGGCTGATGGACCACGTCGCCGAGCTGGAGGCCGAGCGGGACCGCATCGACCGGCGGATCCGCGCGGTGCGGCACACCCTGGAGGCGCTGCGGTCCGGGGCCGAGCCGCAGATGGACGTGATGCTCAACGGCTTCAACGACCACTTCGAGGAGGACGTGGTCGAGCGCTGGGGCGAGGACGCCTTCCGGGCCGGCAACGACTGGTGGCACGGCAAGAGCCTGGCCGAGCAGCGCGCCTGGAAGAAGGACCAGGACGCCCTCGTGGCGGCGTGGATCGACACCCACCGGTCCGGGGTGGGGCCCGCCTCCGAGCGCGCCCAGGCGATGGCCGCCCGGCACGTGGAGTGGTTGAGCGGGATCCCCGGCACCCCCACGGCCGAGGGCGACCGGGAGCGCTCGATCGCCATGGTGCGCGGCCTGGGCGACCTCTACGTCGACGACCCGGCGTTCAGGCCCACCTACGACGGCCTGGAGGGGGCCGTCTTCGTGCGCGACGCGCTGCACGAGTACGCCCGCACCATCATGTGA
- a CDS encoding UBP-type zinc finger domain-containing protein, which yields MDDSANVIDPSAPPSGPGCRECLDGEGWWVHLRRCAACGHVGCCDSSPSRHATHHFEETGHPVMQSFEPGEDWFFDFRSGQAGRGPKLAPPSSHPEDQPVPAPADRVPADWRDRIR from the coding sequence ATGGACGACTCCGCGAACGTGATCGACCCCTCCGCTCCGCCGAGCGGCCCCGGTTGCCGGGAATGCCTGGACGGCGAGGGCTGGTGGGTCCACCTGCGCCGGTGCGCCGCCTGCGGCCACGTCGGCTGCTGCGACAGTTCCCCGAGCCGGCACGCCACCCACCACTTCGAGGAGACCGGGCACCCGGTCATGCAGAGCTTCGAGCCGGGTGAGGACTGGTTCTTCGACTTCCGTTCCGGCCAGGCCGGCCGGGGGCCGAAGCTCGCGCCGCCCTCCTCGCACCCCGAGGACCAGCCGGTGCCCGCTCCCGCCGACCGGGTCCCGGCCGACTGGCGGGACCGGATCCGCTGA
- a CDS encoding potassium channel family protein has product MKKGSTRAHPWNRTLLAAEIAAVVALYYLLPLEEAGWHVVPRWALFVLGVGLICWSVVFTARRQERVNPGELSPHGPVLLAVSGLALFALADYGLATAYPGEFEGLETRTDALYFALTTLATVGFGDIHAQGQYARLLLLAQMAFNLIVIAGAVSLLTSRLRARARGSAR; this is encoded by the coding sequence ATGAAGAAGGGGAGTACGCGGGCGCACCCGTGGAACCGGACGCTCCTTGCGGCGGAGATCGCGGCGGTCGTCGCCCTGTACTACCTCCTCCCGCTGGAGGAGGCGGGGTGGCACGTGGTCCCGCGCTGGGCGCTGTTCGTCCTCGGCGTCGGGCTGATCTGCTGGTCGGTGGTCTTCACGGCACGGCGGCAGGAGCGGGTCAACCCCGGGGAGCTCTCCCCGCACGGGCCGGTCCTGCTCGCCGTCTCCGGGCTCGCGCTGTTCGCCCTCGCCGACTACGGGCTGGCCACCGCCTACCCGGGAGAGTTCGAGGGCCTGGAGACCCGGACCGACGCCCTGTACTTCGCACTCACCACGCTGGCCACCGTCGGATTCGGCGACATCCACGCCCAGGGGCAGTACGCCCGCCTGCTGCTCCTGGCCCAGATGGCGTTCAACCTGATCGTCATCGCCGGCGCGGTGTCCCTGCTCACCTCACGGCTGCGCGCCCGCGCCCGCGGGTCGGCGCGCTGA
- a CDS encoding TetR/AcrR family transcriptional regulator yields the protein MATSLPPPTDFPEGRADLPLTVAGEPPRLRADAERNRTRLLEVAADLIAQRGIECLTMDALAAAAQVGKGTVFRRFGNRSGLLFALMDHHERLFQAAFISGPPPLGPGASARERLRAFGSATIRHERAYGNLYLAAHEDVIRRYEAPAYRLRIAHLSLLMREAGVEGDRELLAHTLLGYLETPLVRHLTTDLGMTPERLEAGWDALVTRLFGPA from the coding sequence ATGGCCACGTCCCTTCCGCCCCCGACCGACTTTCCGGAGGGGCGCGCGGATCTCCCGCTCACCGTCGCCGGCGAGCCGCCCCGACTGCGGGCCGACGCCGAGCGCAACCGCACCCGGCTCCTGGAGGTCGCGGCCGACCTCATCGCCCAGCGCGGGATCGAGTGCCTGACGATGGACGCCCTCGCCGCCGCCGCGCAGGTCGGCAAGGGGACCGTCTTTCGCCGGTTCGGCAACCGGTCGGGCCTGCTCTTCGCCCTCATGGACCACCATGAGCGGCTGTTCCAGGCCGCGTTCATCTCGGGGCCGCCGCCCCTGGGGCCCGGAGCGTCAGCACGGGAGCGGCTGCGCGCCTTCGGGTCGGCCACCATCCGGCACGAACGCGCCTACGGGAACCTCTACCTCGCCGCGCACGAGGACGTGATCCGACGCTACGAGGCCCCGGCCTACCGGCTGCGGATCGCCCACCTGTCCCTGCTCATGCGCGAGGCGGGGGTGGAGGGCGACCGCGAACTCCTCGCCCACACGCTGCTCGGATACCTCGAGACCCCGCTGGTCAGGCACCTGACGACCGACCTGGGGATGACCCCGGAGCGCCTGGAGGCCGGCTGGGACGCGCTGGTCACCCGCCTGTTCGGTCCGGCCTAG
- a CDS encoding NAD(P)H-dependent oxidoreductase yields MSVRFLALVGSLRAGSHNRQLAEAAVKNAPEGVEIELYEGLADVPFYNEDLDAEGSVPEAALRLRAAAGAVDGFLLVSPEYNGTMPAVLKNAIDWLSRPYGTGALQGRPVAVIGTAFGQYGGVWAQDEARKALGIAGADVLTDAKLSIPGSLTRFAELHPVDDDEVVDGLNTVLGRLAMQAGAVAA; encoded by the coding sequence ATGTCCGTCCGCTTCCTCGCACTCGTCGGCAGCCTGCGCGCCGGCTCGCACAACCGCCAGCTCGCCGAGGCCGCCGTCAAGAACGCCCCCGAGGGCGTGGAGATCGAGCTGTACGAAGGACTCGCCGACGTGCCCTTCTACAACGAGGACCTCGACGCCGAGGGAAGCGTGCCCGAGGCCGCCCTCCGCCTGCGCGCGGCGGCCGGCGCGGTCGACGGCTTCCTGCTCGTCTCGCCCGAGTACAACGGCACCATGCCGGCCGTGCTGAAGAACGCCATCGACTGGCTGTCCCGCCCGTACGGGACCGGTGCCCTCCAGGGCCGGCCGGTCGCGGTGATCGGCACCGCCTTCGGCCAGTACGGCGGCGTGTGGGCCCAGGACGAGGCCCGCAAGGCCCTGGGGATCGCCGGCGCCGACGTGTTGACCGACGCCAAGCTGTCCATCCCCGGCTCCTTGACGCGCTTCGCCGAGCTCCACCCGGTCGACGACGACGAGGTCGTCGACGGGCTGAACACGGTCCTGGGCCGTCTCGCCATGCAGGCGGGCGCCGTCGCCGCCTGA
- a CDS encoding ABC transporter ATP-binding protein, with translation MTATHSLRIEDLALGYGDRTVIEQLDLVVPPGRITAIVGANACGKSTLLRSMSRLLAPRKGRVVLDGREVHRTPAKELARTLGLLPQSPVAPEGITVADLVGRGRHPHQGMFSRWSKEDDAAVASALAATETTELAERSVDELSGGQRQRVWIAMALAQRTDLLLLDEPTTFLDVSHQIEVLDLLTDLNRERGTTIVMVLHDLNLAARYADHLVALAGGRLHAAGEPAQVLTEEGVRAVFGLDSRVIVDPTSGRPLMLPLGRHHVSRESDLVGEA, from the coding sequence GTGACCGCGACCCACTCACTCCGCATCGAGGACCTCGCCCTGGGCTACGGCGACCGCACGGTCATCGAACAGCTCGACCTCGTCGTCCCGCCCGGCCGCATCACGGCGATCGTCGGCGCGAACGCCTGCGGGAAGTCGACGCTGCTGCGGTCGATGTCGCGCCTGCTCGCGCCGCGCAAGGGCAGGGTAGTGCTCGACGGCAGGGAAGTGCACCGCACACCCGCCAAGGAGCTGGCGCGCACGCTGGGCCTGCTGCCGCAGTCGCCGGTCGCGCCCGAGGGGATCACGGTCGCGGACCTGGTGGGCCGCGGCCGCCACCCCCACCAGGGGATGTTCTCCCGCTGGAGCAAGGAGGACGACGCGGCCGTGGCCTCGGCCCTGGCGGCGACCGAGACCACGGAGCTCGCGGAGCGGTCGGTGGACGAGCTCTCCGGCGGTCAGCGCCAGCGCGTGTGGATCGCGATGGCGCTGGCCCAGCGGACCGACCTGCTGCTGCTGGACGAACCGACGACGTTCCTGGACGTGAGCCACCAGATCGAGGTGCTCGACCTGCTCACCGATCTCAACCGGGAGCGCGGCACGACGATCGTCATGGTGCTGCACGACCTCAACCTGGCCGCCCGCTACGCCGACCACCTCGTCGCGCTCGCCGGGGGCCGGCTGCACGCGGCGGGGGAGCCGGCGCAGGTGCTCACGGAGGAGGGGGTGCGCGCGGTCTTCGGCCTGGACAGCCGGGTCATCGTCGACCCGACCTCGGGCCGGCCGCTGATGCTCCCGCTCGGCCGCCATCACGTGAGCCGGGAGTCCGACCTGGTGGGCGAGGCCTGA
- a CDS encoding iron chelate uptake ABC transporter family permease subunit — protein MTTPTTAPAPLGAEADAAGVAAVTRGRVRRAVRRNVVLAVLAALIVAVFATSLMVGRTFYPPSDVIAVILGEQVPGASFTVGTLRLPRAVLAVAAGLCFGLGGVTFQTMLRNPLASPDIIGISSGAGAAAAFAIVVLSLGRTQVSIVAIVAGLAVALVVYGLAFRGGVAGTRLILIGIGIAAMLDSLTAYVLSRAAEWDLQEAMRWLTGSLNGTTWQETVPVLLALAVLGPVLLGQARNLSLLRLGDDTASALGVRVEVTRIVVIVAAVGLIAFATAASGPIAFVAFLAGPIAARVVGPGGSPLVPAALVGALLVLVADLVGQHALGLRYPVGVVTGVLGAPYLVYLIIRTNRVGGSL, from the coding sequence GTGACCACACCGACCACGGCGCCCGCACCGCTCGGGGCGGAGGCCGACGCCGCCGGCGTCGCCGCCGTCACCCGCGGCCGGGTCAGGCGCGCGGTCAGGAGGAACGTCGTCCTGGCCGTGCTGGCGGCGCTGATCGTCGCCGTGTTCGCCACCAGCCTGATGGTGGGGCGCACGTTCTACCCGCCGTCCGACGTCATCGCGGTCATCCTCGGTGAGCAGGTCCCCGGCGCGTCCTTCACCGTCGGGACGCTCCGCCTGCCGCGGGCGGTCCTGGCGGTGGCGGCCGGTCTCTGCTTCGGCCTGGGCGGTGTCACCTTCCAGACGATGCTGCGCAACCCCCTGGCCAGCCCCGACATCATCGGCATCAGCTCCGGCGCGGGCGCGGCGGCGGCCTTCGCCATCGTGGTGCTCTCGCTCGGGCGCACGCAGGTGTCGATCGTGGCCATCGTCGCCGGGCTGGCCGTGGCGCTGGTCGTCTACGGTCTGGCGTTCCGGGGCGGGGTCGCGGGCACCCGGCTCATCCTCATCGGCATCGGCATCGCCGCGATGCTGGACAGCCTCACCGCCTACGTCCTGTCCCGGGCGGCCGAGTGGGACCTGCAGGAGGCCATGCGGTGGCTGACCGGCAGCCTCAACGGCACGACCTGGCAGGAGACGGTGCCGGTCCTGCTGGCCCTGGCCGTCCTGGGCCCCGTCCTCCTGGGGCAGGCGCGCAACCTGTCCCTGCTGCGGCTGGGAGACGACACCGCCTCGGCCCTCGGCGTGCGCGTGGAGGTCACCCGCATCGTCGTGATCGTCGCCGCCGTCGGGCTGATCGCCTTCGCGACGGCGGCGTCCGGCCCGATCGCCTTCGTCGCCTTCCTGGCCGGCCCCATCGCGGCGCGCGTCGTGGGGCCGGGCGGTTCCCCGCTGGTGCCCGCCGCGCTCGTCGGGGCGCTCCTGGTGCTCGTCGCCGACCTCGTCGGCCAGCACGCCCTCGGTCTGCGCTACCCGGTCGGCGTCGTGACCGGTGTGCTCGGCGCGCCCTACCTCGTCTACCTGATCATCCGCACCAACCGCGTGGGAGGCTCCCTGTGA
- a CDS encoding iron ABC transporter permease, which translates to MVDSPPAPDTAVAPRRSVRVRMLWLAVSLAVLALTMLASVAWGSRVVGADDVLAALGGADETLEQAAVAKRIPRTLLAVAVGAALGLSGGVMQGVTRNPLADPGILGMNMGASLAVITGVVFFGLAAPTSYIWVAIAGATAAALFVYTVGSLGRGGATPLKLALAGAATTAAFASLVRAIVLPRNDVAGGFQMWQIGGVGGASYDNITHVLPFLLTGFILSLGSARALNSLALGDDLAAGLGERVALVRATAGVGAVLLCGAATAVAGPIAFVGLVVPHMCRLLVGVDHRWLLPFSALLGAVLLTASDVIGRVVARPSEVEVGIVTALVGAPVFIHIVRRQKVRAL; encoded by the coding sequence ATGGTCGACTCTCCTCCCGCACCGGACACCGCCGTCGCCCCGCGGCGTTCGGTGCGGGTACGGATGCTCTGGCTCGCCGTGTCCCTGGCCGTCCTGGCGCTGACCATGCTGGCCTCGGTCGCGTGGGGCTCGCGTGTCGTGGGCGCCGACGACGTGCTCGCGGCCCTCGGCGGCGCGGACGAGACCCTGGAGCAGGCCGCCGTCGCCAAGCGGATCCCGCGCACGCTGCTCGCGGTGGCCGTCGGCGCGGCGCTGGGCCTGTCCGGCGGCGTGATGCAGGGCGTGACCCGCAACCCGCTGGCCGACCCGGGCATCCTGGGCATGAACATGGGGGCGTCGCTGGCTGTGATCACCGGTGTGGTCTTCTTCGGCCTGGCCGCACCCACCTCCTACATCTGGGTGGCGATCGCGGGCGCCACCGCCGCGGCGCTGTTCGTCTACACCGTCGGATCGCTGGGCCGGGGCGGGGCCACCCCGCTCAAGCTCGCGCTCGCCGGGGCCGCCACCACCGCCGCGTTCGCCTCGCTCGTCCGGGCCATCGTGCTGCCCCGCAACGACGTGGCCGGCGGGTTCCAGATGTGGCAGATCGGCGGGGTGGGCGGTGCGTCCTACGACAACATCACGCACGTACTGCCCTTCCTGCTCACCGGATTCATCCTCAGCCTGGGCTCGGCGCGGGCGCTGAACTCCCTCGCGCTGGGCGACGATCTGGCGGCCGGCCTGGGTGAGCGCGTGGCCCTCGTGCGCGCGACCGCCGGCGTCGGCGCCGTGCTGCTGTGCGGCGCCGCCACCGCGGTCGCAGGGCCCATCGCGTTCGTCGGCCTGGTCGTGCCCCACATGTGCCGGCTGCTGGTCGGCGTCGACCACCGGTGGCTGCTGCCGTTCTCCGCCCTGCTCGGCGCCGTGCTGCTGACCGCCTCCGACGTGATCGGCCGCGTCGTGGCCCGGCCGAGCGAGGTCGAGGTCGGCATCGTCACCGCGCTGGTCGGAGCCCCGGTCTTCATCCACATCGTCCGCCGGCAGAAGGTGCGTGCACTGTGA
- a CDS encoding iron-siderophore ABC transporter substrate-binding protein — MRTFRFPALTTAAVAALLLSACGTGAEAEDAVAEGGSGEFPIVIEHALGTTTIEERPERVATVNWANHEVPLALGVVPVGMASADFGDDDDNGVLPWVEEELDELGADTPVLFDENDGIDFEAVADTRPDVILATYSGLTQEDYDTLSEIAPVVAYPDAPWATPWREIIRLNSQAIGMADEGEELIADLEAEIEATVAEYPQLEGKSAMFMTHIDATDVSEIGFYTTNDTRTLFFEDLGMVIPDSVEQASADSDQFSLTRSAEQIDEFDDVDIITGYGDETGELLQTLREDPLVSKLPAVERDSIYLLPGSTPLGTAANPTPLSISWVLEDYVAELAAAADKVE, encoded by the coding sequence ATGCGCACATTCCGGTTTCCGGCCCTGACCACAGCCGCCGTCGCCGCCCTCCTGCTCTCCGCCTGCGGGACCGGGGCCGAGGCGGAGGACGCCGTCGCCGAAGGGGGCTCAGGCGAGTTCCCCATCGTCATCGAGCACGCCCTCGGCACCACCACCATCGAGGAGCGGCCCGAACGCGTCGCCACCGTCAACTGGGCCAACCACGAGGTTCCACTCGCGCTGGGCGTCGTGCCCGTCGGCATGGCCTCCGCCGACTTCGGCGACGACGATGACAACGGCGTCCTGCCGTGGGTCGAGGAGGAGCTCGACGAACTCGGCGCGGACACCCCGGTGCTCTTCGACGAGAACGACGGCATCGACTTCGAGGCCGTCGCCGACACCCGGCCGGACGTCATCCTGGCCACCTACTCCGGGCTGACCCAGGAGGACTACGACACCCTGAGCGAGATCGCCCCCGTCGTGGCCTACCCCGACGCCCCCTGGGCCACGCCCTGGCGCGAGATCATCCGGCTCAACAGCCAGGCCATCGGCATGGCCGACGAGGGCGAGGAGCTGATCGCCGACCTCGAGGCGGAGATCGAGGCGACCGTCGCGGAGTACCCGCAGCTCGAGGGCAAGTCGGCCATGTTCATGACCCACATCGACGCCACCGACGTCAGCGAGATCGGTTTCTACACCACGAACGACACCAGGACCCTCTTCTTCGAGGACCTGGGCATGGTCATCCCCGACAGCGTCGAGCAGGCCTCCGCCGACTCCGACCAGTTCTCCCTCACCCGCAGCGCCGAGCAGATCGACGAGTTCGACGACGTCGACATCATCACGGGCTACGGCGACGAGACCGGCGAACTCCTCCAGACCCTGCGCGAGGACCCGCTGGTGTCGAAGCTGCCCGCCGTGGAGCGCGACTCGATCTACCTCCTGCCCGGCAGCACGCCGCTGGGCACGGCCGCGAACCCCACCCCGCTGTCCATCTCCTGGGTCCTCGAGGACTACGTCGCGGAGCTCGCCGCGGCCGCCGACAAGGTCGAGTGA
- a CDS encoding DUF2795 domain-containing protein, producing MVTRTDIADYLDGSFTTGGMTRTQIIAAADQHGAPEPVLTALGLLPEGMYANLRTLWPHLASVPRS from the coding sequence TTGGTCACCCGAACAGATATCGCGGACTACCTCGACGGATCGTTCACCACAGGCGGGATGACCCGCACGCAGATCATCGCCGCCGCCGACCAGCACGGGGCTCCCGAGCCCGTTCTGACCGCGCTCGGGCTGCTGCCCGAGGGCATGTACGCGAACCTGCGCACCCTGTGGCCGCACCTGGCGAGCGTCCCCCGCTCGTAA